Proteins encoded in a region of the Malaciobacter mytili LMG 24559 genome:
- a CDS encoding exonuclease SbcCD subunit D C-terminal domain-containing protein produces the protein MRLLHTSDWHLGQNFMGKSRAEEHEDFLSWLLEIIKEKHVEVLVISGDIFDTGTPPNYALELYYNFLKELSSIKTLITTIITAGNHDSISTLKAPKQLLEVLNVHVITTGDEDENVIIPINKNDDLISIVCAVPFLRDSVIRESLSGITISEKEKLANSGIKAYYENCYSKALELKKDKNIPIIAMGHLTTVGSRSSQSERDIYIGGTIDIGGDYLASMFDYVALGHLHINQVVGNNEHVRYSGSPIPLSFSESKNTQKVNLVSFTQNEISIEEIEVPLSRKLVIIKGNYEHIKNELTKIEDKNSWIEVHISDDNAMYANNEIRQLASKLELILLAVKIDKSEKQLKANELKVISLDELSVEQVFEKRLELENLEDKEFEKELFLNFKEVVSKVQSL, from the coding sequence ATGCGTTTATTACATACATCAGATTGGCATCTTGGTCAAAATTTTATGGGGAAAAGTAGAGCTGAAGAACATGAAGATTTTCTTTCTTGGCTTTTAGAAATTATAAAAGAAAAACACGTTGAAGTTTTAGTTATATCAGGAGATATTTTTGATACTGGAACGCCTCCAAATTATGCTTTAGAGCTTTATTATAATTTTTTAAAAGAACTATCAAGTATAAAAACATTAATTACTACTATTATAACTGCTGGAAATCATGACTCAATATCAACTTTAAAAGCACCCAAACAACTTTTGGAAGTTTTAAATGTTCATGTAATTACAACTGGTGATGAAGATGAAAATGTAATTATTCCTATAAATAAAAATGATGATTTAATATCTATTGTTTGTGCTGTTCCATTTTTAAGAGATAGTGTTATTAGAGAATCTTTAAGTGGAATAACAATTAGTGAAAAAGAAAAATTAGCAAATAGTGGTATTAAAGCTTATTATGAAAATTGCTACTCAAAAGCACTTGAACTAAAAAAAGATAAAAATATACCAATAATTGCTATGGGACACTTAACAACAGTTGGAAGTAGAAGTAGTCAAAGTGAAAGAGATATTTATATAGGTGGGACTATTGATATTGGTGGGGATTATTTAGCTTCAATGTTTGATTATGTTGCTTTAGGGCATCTTCATATAAATCAAGTTGTTGGAAATAATGAACATGTTAGATATTCAGGTTCTCCTATACCTCTTAGTTTTTCTGAATCTAAAAATACTCAAAAAGTAAATCTTGTATCTTTTACTCAAAATGAAATAAGTATAGAAGAAATAGAAGTTCCACTTTCTAGGAAACTTGTTATTATCAAAGGAAATTACGAGCATATAAAAAATGAACTTACTAAAATAGAAGATAAAAACTCTTGGATAGAAGTTCATATATCTGATGATAATGCAATGTATGCAAATAATGAAATTAGACAACTTGCTTCAAAACTTGAACTTATATTACTTGCAGTAAAAATAGATAAAAGTGAAAAGCAATTAAAAGCTAATGAATTAAAAGTTATAAGTTTAGATGAATTGTCAGTTGAACAAGTATTTGAAAAAAGATTAGAACTTGAAAACTTAGAAGATAAAGAGTTTGAAAAAGAACTATTTTTGAATTTTAAAGAAGTAGTTTCTAAGGTGCAAAGCCTATGA